A genomic region of Campylobacter corcagiensis contains the following coding sequences:
- the cas7b gene encoding type I-B CRISPR-associated protein Cas7/Csh2 yields the protein MLKKEILFLWDGENFNPNGDMLSDNAPRIDEKTGFGEATDVRIKRTIRDEIIKENPDEIFIKTYENDGNILDGKTAIRNQINIKATKSEIVNEILGKFIDIRAFGGVLPISDKEEKVIKVKSVNFTGPVQFRISKTLHKVSKKQIKGSGAFASDKDKSAKTLREEAFLDYAFFATYGIFDNNNAKITKFSENDAKKIIKALWNGTKNLTTRTK from the coding sequence ATGCTTAAAAAAGAAATTTTGTTTTTGTGGGATGGTGAAAATTTTAATCCAAACGGCGATATGCTAAGCGATAATGCCCCTAGAATCGATGAAAAAACAGGCTTTGGGGAAGCAACCGATGTGAGAATAAAACGAACCATAAGAGATGAGATTATAAAAGAAAATCCAGATGAAATTTTCATAAAAACATATGAAAACGACGGAAATATCTTAGATGGTAAAACAGCAATTAGAAATCAAATCAATATAAAAGCTACAAAAAGCGAAATAGTGAATGAAATTTTAGGTAAATTTATTGATATTCGTGCTTTTGGTGGTGTTTTGCCAATTTCTGATAAAGAGGAAAAAGTAATTAAAGTAAAAAGTGTAAATTTCACAGGACCTGTGCAGTTTAGGATATCAAAAACACTTCATAAAGTTTCAAAAAAGCAGATAAAAGGAAGTGGAGCTTTTGCAAGCGATAAAGATAAAAGTGCTAAAACTTTAAGAGAAGAAGCGTTTTTGGATTACGCATTTTTTGCAACTTATGGAATTTTTGATAATAATAACGCAAAAATTACTAAATTTAGTGAAAATGATGCGAAAAAAATCATAAAAGCACTTTGGAATGGAACAAAAAATTTAACCACAAGGACAAAATAG
- a CDS encoding TM1802 family CRISPR-associated protein, which yields MAILTTFLTDDESIIKDILDILQKTHKGDMDKIKNSEEVIDLVLENSSISLQNYPVLATILFYEKRNAAVNLFLTIDDVLPSYISYVAKTLAKYNIKAFFSKGAKNTIFLQNLFNDRLEIMQILLTDKKLNLDILLDKCANLINFGTNDLKNKKPVSWENIFRGYYYSRSIYAINIYIIFFNEINKINLP from the coding sequence ATGGCGATTTTGACGACATTTTTAACAGATGATGAAAGTATTATTAAAGATATCTTAGATATTTTACAAAAAACGCATAAGGGTGATATGGATAAAATAAAAAATAGCGAAGAAGTAATTGATTTGGTGCTTGAAAATAGCAGTATTTCTTTGCAAAATTACCCTGTTTTAGCTACGATTTTATTTTATGAAAAAAGAAACGCAGCTGTAAATTTATTTTTAACCATAGACGATGTTTTACCGTCATATATTTCTTATGTGGCTAAAACTCTAGCAAAATACAACATAAAAGCGTTTTTTAGCAAAGGTGCAAAAAACACTATTTTTTTGCAAAATTTATTTAACGACAGGCTTGAAATTATGCAAATCTTACTAACTGATAAAAAGCTAAATTTAGATATTTTGCTTGATAAATGTGCAAATTTAATCAACTTTGGCACAAATGACTTAAAAAATAAAAAACCTGTTTCGTGGGAAAATATTTTTAGAGGTTATTATTATAGTAGAAGCATATATGCGATAAATATTTATATCATTTTTTTCAATGAAATAAATAAAATAAATTTACCTTAA
- a CDS encoding ComEA family DNA-binding protein codes for MKKLLLFLVFSFSMLFGAVNINTASKEELMTLKGIGEGKAKAIIEYREKNKFDKPEDIKNVKGIGDKVYEGIKDDIKTSGNTEIKSK; via the coding sequence ATGAAAAAGTTACTACTATTTTTAGTATTTAGTTTTTCAATGTTATTTGGAGCTGTTAATATAAATACAGCATCAAAAGAGGAGCTTATGACTTTAAAAGGTATAGGTGAGGGTAAAGCTAAGGCTATAATTGAATATAGAGAGAAAAATAAATTTGATAAGCCTGAAGACATTAAAAATGTAAAAGGAATAGGCGATAAGGTTTATGAAGGCATAAAGGATGATATTAAAACAAGTGGAAATACAGAGATAAAAAGTAAGTAG